The following are encoded in a window of Gallaecimonas xiamenensis 3-C-1 genomic DNA:
- a CDS encoding TRAP transporter large permease, translated as MAASVALLLMLFFGLLLINLPISYCIGIATLATLLLNLDFDTAVSTVSQRMVGGIDSFALLAIPFFVLSGLIMGRGGIARRLIECAMALIGALPGGLALVNVVSCMLFGAISGSAVAATSAIGSFMVPQMESKGYSKDFSAAVTAAAATTGMLIPPSNILIIYAIASGGVSIAALFVAGYLPGILLGLALMLVCGGYAKAKGYPVGERLPLAQVLPKVAAALPSLLLVVVVIGGIIGGIFTATEAGAVAVIYALVLSMVFYKEVTPSQLPGILLKAVETTAIVMFLIACSSAMSWLLSFEQIPQTISQALVTLSDNPIIILLIINLVLIVVGAFLDMTPAVLIFTPIFLPVAEALGMSPLHFGIMIVLNLSIGLCSPPVGSVLFVGCAVANTTIERLLKPLLPLYLAMFLVLMLVTYVPAISEALPRLMGL; from the coding sequence ATGGCCGCCTCCGTTGCCTTGCTGCTGATGCTGTTCTTTGGGCTCTTGCTGATCAACCTGCCCATTTCCTACTGCATCGGCATCGCCACCCTGGCCACCTTGCTGCTGAACCTGGACTTCGATACGGCGGTCAGCACCGTATCCCAGCGCATGGTGGGGGGCATCGATAGCTTTGCCCTGCTGGCCATTCCCTTCTTTGTGCTGTCGGGCCTTATCATGGGCCGGGGCGGCATTGCCCGGCGGCTAATCGAATGCGCCATGGCGCTGATCGGCGCCTTGCCCGGCGGCCTGGCCCTGGTCAATGTGGTGTCCTGCATGCTGTTTGGCGCCATTTCCGGCTCGGCGGTGGCGGCCACCTCGGCCATCGGCAGCTTTATGGTGCCGCAGATGGAGAGCAAGGGCTACAGCAAGGACTTTAGCGCCGCCGTCACCGCCGCCGCCGCCACCACCGGCATGCTCATTCCCCCCAGCAATATCCTGATCATCTACGCCATCGCCAGCGGTGGGGTGTCCATCGCCGCGCTGTTCGTGGCCGGCTACCTGCCGGGCATCTTGCTGGGCCTGGCCTTGATGCTGGTCTGCGGCGGCTACGCCAAGGCCAAGGGGTACCCGGTGGGTGAGCGCCTGCCTCTGGCCCAGGTGCTGCCCAAAGTGGCGGCGGCCTTGCCCAGCCTGCTGTTGGTGGTGGTGGTGATCGGCGGCATTATCGGCGGCATCTTTACCGCCACCGAGGCCGGCGCCGTGGCGGTGATTTACGCCCTGGTGCTGTCCATGGTGTTCTACAAGGAAGTGACCCCCAGCCAGCTGCCGGGCATTTTGCTCAAAGCGGTGGAAACCACCGCCATCGTCATGTTCCTTATCGCCTGCTCCAGCGCCATGTCCTGGTTGCTGTCCTTTGAGCAAATCCCCCAGACCATCAGCCAGGCGCTGGTGACCCTGAGCGACAACCCCATCATCATCCTGCTGATCATCAACCTGGTGTTGATTGTGGTGGGGGCCTTCTTGGACATGACCCCGGCGGTGCTGATCTTCACCCCCATCTTCCTGCCGGTAGCCGAGGCCCTGGGCATGTCGCCTTTGCATTTCGGCATCATGATCGTCTTGAACCTGTCCATCGGCCTTTGTTCGCCGCCGGTGGGCAGCGTGTTGTTCGTGGGCTGCGCCGTGGCCAATACCACCATTGAAAGGTTGTTAAAGCCCTTGCTGCCCTTGTACCTGGCCATGTTCCTGGTGCTGATGCTGGTCACTTACGTGCCGGCCATCAGCGAGGCACTGCCCAGGCTGATGGGACTTTAG
- a CDS encoding LacI family DNA-binding transcriptional regulator, with protein MLVKKPTINDVARAAQVSKRTVSRVLNGSASVGEETRKIIEKIIADLNYQPDKQARGLASSRSYFIGIIYDNPDALYIDQVQRGLLDVCSRQGYELVVHPCKYDSPSLVEDCLAFVGRSKLDGVIVLPPVSESKVLAAALREEGHPYVRMASLDLDDHTNIVVSDDRTGVRQMAAHLVGLGHRDIGFITGPMHYHSSTERFEGFCGALKDLGLPIPEGRIAHGKNNYQSGLECAHTLLAGEGRPTAIFANTDEMAAAVLKVAHELGIKVPEELSVCGFDDNILASRIIPALTTIRRPVTDMASLAAQKIISAIEDKEEKAIRVNYIVQPSLIIRESTSQWPGSE; from the coding sequence ATGCTAGTGAAGAAACCAACCATCAACGACGTGGCCCGGGCCGCCCAGGTGTCCAAGCGCACCGTGTCCAGGGTCCTCAACGGCTCGGCCAGCGTTGGTGAAGAGACCCGCAAGATCATCGAAAAGATCATTGCCGATCTCAATTACCAGCCCGACAAGCAGGCCAGGGGCCTGGCGTCGAGCCGTTCCTATTTTATCGGCATCATCTACGACAACCCCGACGCCCTCTATATCGACCAGGTACAAAGAGGCCTGCTGGATGTCTGTTCCCGCCAGGGTTACGAGCTGGTGGTGCACCCCTGTAAGTACGACAGCCCCAGCCTGGTGGAAGACTGCCTGGCCTTTGTAGGCCGCTCAAAGCTGGACGGGGTCATAGTGCTGCCGCCGGTGTCCGAGAGCAAAGTGCTGGCGGCGGCCTTGAGGGAAGAGGGCCACCCCTATGTGCGCATGGCGTCCCTGGACTTGGACGACCACACCAATATCGTGGTGTCGGACGACCGCACCGGCGTTAGGCAAATGGCGGCGCACCTGGTGGGCCTTGGCCACAGGGACATCGGTTTTATCACCGGCCCCATGCACTACCACTCCTCCACCGAGCGTTTCGAAGGTTTTTGTGGCGCCCTCAAAGACCTGGGGCTGCCCATTCCCGAGGGGCGCATTGCCCACGGCAAGAACAACTATCAAAGCGGCCTCGAATGCGCCCACACCTTGCTGGCCGGGGAGGGTAGGCCCACCGCCATCTTTGCCAACACCGACGAAATGGCCGCAGCGGTGCTGAAAGTGGCCCATGAGCTGGGCATCAAGGTGCCAGAGGAGCTGTCGGTGTGCGGCTTTGACGACAACATCCTGGCGTCGCGCATCATCCCGGCGCTGACCACCATCCGCAGGCCGGTCACCGACATGGCCAGCCTGGCGGCCCAGAAGATCATCAGCGCCATCGAAGACAAAGAAGAGAAGGCCATCAGGGTGAACTACATAGTGCAGCCCAGCCTCATCATCCGGGAATCCACCAGCCAGTGGCCCGGCAGCGAATAA
- a CDS encoding IclR family transcriptional regulator, with protein sequence MDKYQIPSVAKACQLLQLLAANSDGLSATHLEAELGLPRTTVFRLLKTLCAEALVEKRGKQFVSGPGMLNLGFQALQSDKLRQHAAVHVQRLAQQSGLSVHLAVPNTDSSLIIEVCNASLQPKIASRPGVSTLLHASATGKVFLAFRHFDELERLFAGRYLTAMTCRTITELEPLRKDLKRVIALGYALDDREYHDEVRCLAVPIRDRSGLVVASLGCTGPASDLKGERLDAMVSGLKDGASAIYRAVFQRGAKGGEAPGNTSFLVTYGMQAPNPIMMGN encoded by the coding sequence ATGGATAAGTATCAAATTCCCAGCGTGGCCAAGGCCTGCCAGTTGCTGCAGCTGCTGGCGGCCAACAGTGACGGCCTGTCCGCCACCCACCTGGAGGCCGAGCTGGGCCTGCCCCGCACCACGGTGTTTCGGCTACTCAAAACCCTGTGCGCCGAAGCCCTGGTGGAAAAGCGCGGCAAGCAGTTTGTCAGCGGCCCTGGCATGCTCAACCTGGGCTTCCAGGCCCTACAATCGGACAAGCTGCGCCAGCATGCCGCCGTCCATGTGCAGCGCCTGGCCCAGCAGTCCGGCCTTAGCGTGCATCTGGCGGTGCCCAATACCGACTCGAGCCTGATCATCGAGGTCTGCAACGCCAGCCTGCAGCCCAAAATCGCCAGCAGGCCCGGGGTCAGCACCCTGCTGCACGCATCGGCCACCGGCAAGGTGTTTCTGGCCTTTCGCCACTTTGACGAACTGGAGCGGCTCTTTGCCGGCCGCTACCTCACCGCCATGACCTGTCGCACCATCACCGAACTGGAACCTTTGCGTAAAGATCTCAAAAGGGTCATCGCCCTGGGCTATGCCTTAGACGACCGGGAATACCACGACGAAGTCCGCTGCCTGGCGGTGCCCATTCGTGACCGCAGTGGCCTGGTGGTGGCGTCCCTGGGCTGCACTGGCCCTGCCTCCGACCTTAAAGGGGAGCGGCTCGACGCCATGGTGAGCGGCCTCAAAGACGGCGCCAGCGCCATTTACCGCGCTGTTTTTCAAAGAGGCGCCAAAGGCGGCGAAGCGCCGGGCAACACTTCTTTTCTGGTGACCTACGGTATGCAGGCACCCAACCCAATAATGATGGGCAACTGA
- a CDS encoding glycoside hydrolase family 88/105 protein: protein MQHIIKGAALALVAWLALATTAQGAAKESWAKRMADAEMARHPQAWTIEGYKKPKWNYTQGLVLTAMLRLYKESGDVRYFDYAKAYADTLIDETGDIRGYKQSDFNIDMINAGKILFPLYEQTQDPRYIQAMHLLRQQLASQPRTSEGGFWHKKRYPFQMWLDGLYMGAPFYAQYGQWFSEGSDSFSDIAQQFRLMEQHDKDPKTGLLFHGWDESRQQPWANPQTGTSPNFWSRALGWYAMALVDVLDHFPRGHKDRGFLIATFNELAKNVSAFQDSSGLWYQVTDKGAGNGNYLEASGSAMLVYALARGVNQGYLPEKYLAVAQKGFKGLTDKLIKSDGKLISITQVCAVAGLGGEPYRSGSFEYYVGEQKRDNDPKATGPFILAALELAQ from the coding sequence ATGCAGCACATCATCAAAGGAGCAGCCTTGGCCCTGGTGGCCTGGCTGGCATTGGCCACCACCGCCCAGGGAGCGGCCAAGGAAAGCTGGGCCAAACGGATGGCCGACGCCGAAATGGCCCGCCATCCACAGGCCTGGACCATCGAGGGCTATAAAAAGCCCAAGTGGAATTACACCCAGGGCCTGGTGCTAACCGCCATGCTGCGCCTCTATAAGGAAAGCGGCGATGTGCGCTACTTTGACTATGCCAAGGCCTATGCCGACACCCTGATAGACGAAACCGGCGACATTCGCGGCTATAAGCAGAGCGATTTCAATATCGACATGATCAACGCCGGGAAAATTTTGTTTCCCCTCTATGAGCAAACCCAGGACCCGCGCTATATCCAGGCCATGCATCTGCTGCGCCAGCAGCTGGCAAGTCAGCCGCGCACCAGCGAAGGGGGCTTTTGGCATAAAAAGCGCTACCCCTTCCAGATGTGGCTGGACGGCCTCTACATGGGCGCGCCTTTTTATGCCCAGTACGGCCAGTGGTTTAGTGAAGGCAGCGACAGTTTTAGCGATATCGCCCAGCAGTTTCGGCTGATGGAGCAGCACGACAAGGACCCGAAAACGGGCCTGCTGTTCCACGGCTGGGACGAAAGCCGCCAGCAGCCCTGGGCCAACCCGCAAACCGGTACCTCTCCTAATTTTTGGTCCCGTGCCCTGGGTTGGTACGCCATGGCCCTGGTAGACGTGCTGGACCACTTCCCCCGTGGCCATAAGGACAGGGGCTTTTTGATTGCCACCTTCAATGAGCTGGCGAAAAACGTCAGCGCCTTTCAAGACAGCTCCGGGCTTTGGTATCAGGTCACTGACAAGGGCGCCGGCAACGGCAACTACCTGGAGGCGTCCGGCAGCGCCATGCTGGTCTACGCCCTGGCCCGAGGGGTGAACCAGGGATATTTGCCAGAAAAGTACCTGGCAGTGGCGCAAAAAGGCTTTAAGGGCCTGACCGACAAGCTCATTAAGAGCGACGGCAAGCTTATCAGCATCACCCAGGTCTGCGCCGTCGCCGGTCTTGGGGGCGAGCCCTATCGCAGCGGCAGCTTCGAGTACTACGTAGGCGAGCAAAAACGCGACAACGACCCCAAGGCCACCGGCCCCTTTATCCTGGCTGCCCTGGAATTAGCCCAATGA
- a CDS encoding glycoside hydrolase family 28 protein produces the protein MTAFFNESATGGKAADPSLERRTLLKALGAGLVLSQLPACASAPKTQAPADDWALADDIVRNTQLPKFAERDFPISDFGAVPGGKVLNSDAIAAAIAACAAAGGGRVRVPQGRFLTGAIHLKSNVNLHLDKGAVLVFSPNPDHYLPAVFTRWEGMEMMGLSPLIYAYGQRNIAVTGQGVLDGGADDNTWWPWKGPHPEGHWRQDPIAQTQKAARDKLQQEVLAGTDPRTRLHGQGSFLRPAFIQPYLCQNVLIEGVTLVNSPFWLLHPVLCQSVTVRGVTCRSHGPNNDGCDPECCDHVVIEGCTFDTGDDCIAIKSGRNEDGRRVGQACRNLVVRNCQMKDGHGGLVLGSEISGGVYNVFLDNCQMDSPELERAFRIKTNARRGGTIEGIRIRNLRVGEVKDAVSINFFYEEGQEGRFLPEVRDIHIDNLVVRSAQRAFYLRGFASAPIEGVTLSNCRIDKVAAPSVLENVGKLELNNVRVAGKLVSATELEAL, from the coding sequence ATGACCGCTTTTTTTAATGAATCTGCCACCGGTGGCAAGGCTGCCGACCCCAGCCTGGAGCGGCGCACCCTGTTAAAGGCTTTAGGAGCCGGGCTGGTGCTAAGCCAGTTGCCAGCCTGCGCTAGTGCCCCTAAAACCCAGGCGCCGGCAGATGACTGGGCCCTGGCGGACGACATTGTCCGTAACACCCAGCTGCCGAAATTTGCCGAGCGCGACTTTCCCATCAGCGACTTTGGCGCCGTGCCCGGCGGCAAGGTGCTTAATAGCGATGCCATCGCCGCGGCCATTGCCGCCTGCGCGGCAGCGGGCGGCGGCCGGGTACGAGTGCCCCAAGGGCGCTTTTTAACCGGCGCCATCCACCTTAAATCCAACGTCAACCTGCACCTGGATAAGGGCGCGGTGCTGGTGTTTTCCCCTAACCCCGACCATTACCTGCCAGCGGTGTTCACCCGTTGGGAAGGCATGGAGATGATGGGCCTGTCGCCGCTCATCTATGCCTACGGCCAGCGCAATATCGCCGTGACCGGCCAAGGGGTGCTGGACGGCGGCGCCGACGACAACACCTGGTGGCCCTGGAAGGGGCCGCACCCCGAGGGCCATTGGCGCCAGGACCCGATTGCCCAAACCCAAAAGGCGGCCAGAGACAAATTGCAGCAAGAGGTGCTGGCCGGCACCGACCCGCGCACCCGCCTACATGGCCAAGGCTCCTTCCTGCGCCCGGCCTTTATTCAGCCCTATTTGTGCCAGAACGTGCTGATTGAGGGGGTCACCCTGGTTAACTCGCCGTTTTGGCTGCTGCACCCGGTGCTTTGCCAGTCGGTGACGGTGCGGGGAGTGACGTGCCGCAGCCACGGCCCCAACAACGACGGCTGCGACCCGGAGTGCTGCGACCACGTGGTGATTGAGGGCTGCACCTTCGATACCGGCGACGATTGCATCGCCATTAAATCGGGCCGCAACGAAGACGGCCGCCGGGTGGGCCAGGCTTGTCGCAACCTGGTGGTGCGCAACTGCCAGATGAAAGACGGCCACGGCGGCCTGGTGCTGGGCTCGGAGATCTCCGGCGGCGTCTACAACGTCTTTTTGGACAACTGCCAGATGGACAGCCCCGAGCTGGAACGGGCCTTTCGCATCAAAACCAATGCCCGGCGCGGCGGCACCATCGAAGGCATCCGTATTCGCAACCTGCGGGTGGGGGAAGTCAAAGACGCGGTCAGCATCAATTTCTTCTACGAAGAAGGCCAAGAGGGCCGCTTCCTGCCCGAAGTGCGGGACATCCACATCGACAACCTGGTGGTGCGCTCGGCGCAGCGCGCCTTTTACCTGCGCGGTTTTGCCTCGGCCCCCATCGAAGGGGTCACCCTCAGCAATTGCCGCATCGACAAAGTCGCCGCGCCCTCGGTGCTGGAGAACGTCGGCAAACTCGAACTTAACAACGTCAGGGTGGCGGGCAAGCTTGTCAGCGCCACCGAGCTGGAGGCCCTATGA
- the kduI gene encoding 5-dehydro-4-deoxy-D-glucuronate isomerase, producing the protein MTEYEVRYAVGKNEVKAMDTEDLRDAFLAGELMEAGKVRWVYSHYERFMVGGAVPVAAPLALEAIDPLKAPFFLYRRELGIINVGGPGRVVADGTAFELAFKEALYLGTGNESVTFESLDAQNPARFYLNAAPAHARYPNKKVGKCDAKVLHLGSSETANERYINQLLINGVVETCQLQMGLTELVSGSVWNTMPAHQHDRRNEVYFYFGLPQGQGVCHFMGEPTETRHIWVKNEQAVISPPWSIHCGAGTQSYSFIWGMAGENLDYDDMDKFPADVLR; encoded by the coding sequence ATGACCGAATATGAAGTGCGCTACGCGGTAGGCAAGAACGAAGTCAAAGCCATGGACACCGAGGATCTTCGGGACGCTTTTTTGGCCGGCGAGCTGATGGAGGCGGGCAAGGTGCGCTGGGTGTACAGCCACTACGAGCGCTTTATGGTGGGGGGCGCCGTGCCGGTGGCCGCGCCTTTGGCCCTTGAGGCTATCGATCCCTTAAAGGCGCCTTTTTTCCTGTACCGGCGCGAGCTTGGCATCATCAACGTCGGCGGCCCCGGCCGGGTTGTTGCCGACGGCACCGCCTTTGAGCTGGCTTTCAAAGAGGCCCTCTACCTGGGTACCGGCAACGAGTCTGTGACCTTTGAGAGCCTGGATGCGCAGAACCCGGCCCGCTTTTACCTCAACGCCGCCCCGGCCCACGCCCGCTATCCCAATAAAAAAGTGGGCAAGTGCGACGCCAAAGTCTTGCACCTTGGCAGCAGCGAAACCGCCAACGAGCGCTATATCAATCAGCTCCTTATCAATGGCGTGGTTGAGACCTGCCAGTTGCAGATGGGCCTGACCGAGCTGGTCAGCGGCAGTGTCTGGAACACCATGCCGGCCCACCAGCACGACAGGCGCAACGAGGTGTACTTCTACTTCGGCCTGCCCCAGGGGCAGGGGGTCTGCCACTTCATGGGGGAGCCCACCGAAACCCGCCATATCTGGGTCAAGAACGAGCAGGCGGTGATCTCGCCGCCCTGGTCCATTCACTGCGGCGCCGGTACCCAGAGTTACAGCTTTATCTGGGGCATGGCCGGTGAAAATCTCGATTACGACGACATGGACAAGTTCCCGGCCGACGTCCTCCGTTAA
- a CDS encoding TRAP transporter small permease, translating to MDAFFRHLDSALKWVLIAAMGAIVLVVSWQVLSRYVLQSPSSATEEMARFLLIWVGMLGAAYGYRVRAHLGLSLVTDRLGASWKRRIDALVHLLVMVFAALVMVLGGYKLVRLTLDLKQVSAAMGIEMGWVYSVVPLSGLLMLLFGYDHLRSGRQH from the coding sequence ATGGACGCCTTTTTCCGACATCTCGACAGCGCCCTCAAGTGGGTTCTTATCGCCGCCATGGGGGCCATAGTGCTGGTGGTGAGCTGGCAGGTATTGTCCCGTTACGTGCTGCAAAGCCCCAGTTCCGCCACCGAAGAAATGGCCCGCTTCCTGCTCATCTGGGTGGGTATGCTGGGGGCTGCCTACGGCTACCGGGTCCGCGCCCACCTGGGCCTTAGCCTGGTGACCGACCGCCTCGGGGCCTCTTGGAAGCGGCGCATCGATGCCTTGGTGCACCTGCTGGTGATGGTCTTTGCCGCCCTGGTGATGGTGCTGGGGGGCTACAAGCTGGTGCGCCTGACCCTGGATCTTAAGCAGGTGTCGGCGGCCATGGGCATCGAAATGGGCTGGGTCTATTCGGTGGTGCCGCTATCGGGGCTGCTGATGCTGCTCTTCGGCTATGACCACCTGCGTAGCGGGAGGCAACACTGA
- a CDS encoding TRAP transporter substrate-binding protein, whose translation MAHTLDTQHVVHQSMEFMAQRLELYSGGQMRLMIYPNGQLGTERELVELLQIGSLAMTKVSASTLEGFVPQMQLFSIPYVFKDRDQFWRVLDSDIGQNLLAQTRPAHLIGLGYYDAGSRSFYSTQGLIQNPLDLKGKKIRLLNSPTAVKMVNTLGGAATPIAWGELYAALQQGVVDGAENNPPSYYLSRHYEIAPYYSLDEHSFVPDVVLASQKVWDSLNPQQQKWLRQAMDDSVVFEKNLWQQASDDAIKAVEAKGVQVIRPDKGPFMAAVQPIHDSYQGTAIGALLQRIKTM comes from the coding sequence ATGGCCCATACCCTGGACACCCAGCATGTGGTGCACCAGTCCATGGAATTTATGGCCCAGCGCCTGGAACTCTATTCCGGCGGCCAGATGCGCTTGATGATCTACCCCAACGGCCAGTTGGGCACCGAGCGGGAGCTGGTGGAGCTGTTGCAAATCGGCAGCCTGGCCATGACCAAGGTGTCGGCCAGCACCCTCGAGGGTTTTGTGCCTCAGATGCAGCTCTTTTCCATTCCCTATGTCTTTAAGGACCGCGACCAGTTCTGGCGGGTGCTGGACAGCGACATCGGCCAGAACCTGCTGGCCCAGACCCGGCCGGCGCACCTGATTGGCCTGGGCTACTACGACGCCGGCAGCCGCAGCTTCTACAGCACCCAGGGGCTTATCCAAAATCCCCTGGATCTCAAGGGCAAGAAGATAAGGCTACTGAACAGCCCCACCGCCGTGAAGATGGTCAATACCCTGGGGGGCGCCGCTACCCCCATTGCCTGGGGCGAGCTCTACGCCGCTTTGCAACAGGGGGTGGTGGACGGCGCCGAGAACAACCCCCCCAGCTATTACCTGTCCCGCCACTATGAGATAGCCCCTTACTACAGCCTGGACGAGCACAGCTTCGTGCCGGACGTGGTGCTGGCCAGCCAAAAGGTCTGGGACAGCCTCAACCCCCAGCAACAAAAATGGCTGCGCCAGGCCATGGACGATTCTGTGGTCTTTGAGAAAAACCTCTGGCAGCAGGCCTCGGACGACGCCATCAAGGCGGTGGAAGCCAAGGGGGTGCAGGTGATCCGCCCCGACAAGGGCCCCTTTATGGCGGCGGTGCAACCCATACACGACAGCTACCAAGGCACCGCCATCGGCGCCCTGCTGCAACGTATCAAGACCATGTGA